The following coding sequences are from one Formosa haliotis window:
- the porZ gene encoding type IX secretion system anionic LPS delivery protein PorZ, whose product MFKRLLATLLLLTSIIGIAQDYSDRWEGYFSYYNIKDVAASETKIYAASENAVFTYDLVTQEIQTLSTIHGLAGEAISTIYYSVEFGDLVIGYENGLMEIILEEESKVIRVVDIVEKPTIPPNSKRINHINEYEGVLYISTNYGVSVYDLNRLEFGDTYFIGDSGVQTIVTQTTVSNGFIFAACENATGLKRAEINNSNLIDYKQWTKISAGNFLAVQAVGNSVYALNTNGTIFRVENNLTSLKTFQEVPVDVKSSNNELIVTTANHVYLYSSDFRLISEVFANDAYNTNYTSSITTIDDFFIGSDSFGVLKAPITNTSFFEPILPDGPLMNSAFSVQAAYNNLWVTYGDYTQTYNPSPLKSSGISHLKNGEWHNIPKDSVLNATNLNVISINPNKINQVFISSFQNGILEVNDDVPTVLYNEDNSGLEPIENTTSIRVSASTFDDEGLLWSLTGRVLSPLKSYDPKSNQWKSYSFEGLYTDGLRGEWGFSDIAIDNSGVVWTGGYQTGLVGYDYKAGTSKIISFSEESQNMPSSAVNSIAIDRSNQIWIGTYNGLRVLYNPSSAFTDTNAQVSEIVILDDGIPKELLYQEYITSIEVDGSNNKWIGTIGSGIFYFSSDGQETIYHFTIDNSPLPSNNIIDVSIDSTNGKVFIATDKGLVAFKSGSSQPEDNYDKAFVYPNPVRPTFNITEDMVKIKGITENVNIKITDVEGNLVAEAQSNNNTRYKGYNLEIDGGTAFWNGKNLANRVVRSGVYLIMLSDTRTFETKVLKLMIIR is encoded by the coding sequence ATGTTTAAAAGACTTCTTGCCACTTTATTGCTATTAACTTCTATTATAGGCATAGCTCAAGATTATTCCGATCGTTGGGAGGGTTATTTTTCATATTACAATATCAAGGACGTTGCGGCAAGCGAGACTAAAATTTATGCTGCCTCAGAGAATGCTGTTTTTACTTACGATTTAGTTACCCAAGAAATTCAAACCCTTTCTACAATTCACGGACTTGCGGGAGAGGCTATTTCTACTATCTATTATAGTGTCGAGTTTGGAGATTTGGTTATTGGTTATGAAAATGGTTTAATGGAAATTATTTTAGAAGAAGAATCTAAAGTAATAAGAGTTGTCGATATTGTTGAAAAACCTACAATTCCGCCAAATAGTAAGCGAATTAATCATATAAATGAATATGAAGGTGTCCTTTATATTTCAACAAATTACGGCGTATCGGTTTACGATTTAAATCGATTAGAGTTTGGAGATACGTATTTCATAGGAGATTCGGGAGTACAAACTATAGTTACCCAAACAACAGTTTCTAACGGTTTTATTTTTGCTGCATGCGAGAACGCAACAGGACTTAAGCGTGCCGAAATTAATAATAGTAATTTAATAGATTACAAACAATGGACTAAAATATCTGCCGGAAATTTTTTAGCAGTACAAGCGGTGGGGAATTCTGTTTATGCCCTAAATACTAATGGAACAATCTTTAGAGTAGAGAATAATTTAACATCATTAAAAACTTTTCAGGAAGTACCTGTTGATGTAAAATCGTCAAATAACGAGCTTATTGTAACCACTGCAAATCATGTGTATTTATATTCAAGTGATTTTAGATTAATTTCTGAAGTTTTTGCTAATGATGCCTATAATACAAATTATACATCGTCTATAACAACTATCGACGACTTTTTTATTGGCTCAGATAGCTTTGGTGTTTTAAAAGCGCCTATAACCAATACCTCTTTTTTTGAACCTATTCTACCAGACGGTCCCTTAATGAATTCGGCATTCTCGGTTCAGGCTGCGTATAATAATTTGTGGGTAACCTATGGCGATTATACCCAGACGTATAATCCTTCACCATTAAAAAGTAGCGGAATCAGTCATCTAAAAAATGGAGAATGGCATAATATTCCTAAGGATAGCGTGCTAAATGCAACAAATTTAAATGTGATAAGTATTAATCCTAATAAGATAAATCAGGTTTTTATAAGTTCATTTCAAAACGGAATTTTAGAGGTCAATGACGATGTGCCAACAGTTTTATATAATGAAGATAATAGTGGCCTAGAACCAATAGAAAATACCACAAGTATTCGTGTAAGCGCGTCCACATTCGATGATGAAGGCTTGTTATGGTCCTTAACTGGCCGTGTTTTAAGCCCGCTTAAATCTTACGACCCAAAATCAAATCAGTGGAAATCTTATAGCTTTGAAGGCTTATATACCGATGGGTTACGAGGCGAATGGGGATTTTCGGACATTGCAATAGATAATTCTGGAGTGGTTTGGACTGGAGGCTATCAAACTGGATTAGTGGGTTACGACTATAAGGCAGGGACTTCAAAAATAATTAGTTTTAGCGAGGAGAGTCAGAATATGCCATCTTCTGCAGTAAATTCTATTGCAATAGACAGAAGTAATCAAATTTGGATTGGAACTTATAACGGACTTAGGGTGCTGTATAACCCTTCAAGTGCGTTTACAGACACTAATGCTCAGGTCAGTGAGATTGTGATTTTAGATGATGGGATTCCTAAAGAATTATTATACCAAGAATATATAACGAGTATCGAAGTTGATGGTTCTAATAATAAATGGATAGGAACCATAGGCTCTGGTATATTCTATTTTTCGTCTGATGGGCAAGAAACAATTTACCATTTTACTATAGATAATTCGCCGTTACCTTCGAATAATATTATTGATGTTAGTATTGATAGCACGAACGGAAAGGTTTTTATAGCGACAGATAAAGGCTTGGTTGCTTTTAAATCGGGGAGTTCTCAACCAGAAGATAATTACGATAAGGCGTTTGTTTACCCAAATCCGGTACGACCTACATTTAATATTACCGAAGATATGGTGAAAATTAAAGGTATTACCGAAAATGTAAATATTAAAATTACCGATGTTGAAGGGAATTTGGTTGCCGAGGCACAATCTAATAATAACACAAGGTATAAGGGGTATAATCTAGAAATTGATGGCGGAACCGCCTTTTGGAATGGTAAAAATTTAGCCAATCGGGTGGTGCGTTCGGGGGTGTATCTCATCATGCTGTCCGACACTAGAACTTTTGAAACTAAAGTGCTAAAATTAATGATTATTAGATAA